The following are encoded in a window of Saccharothrix longispora genomic DNA:
- a CDS encoding pPIWI_RE_Z domain-containing protein, with protein MRDVFQLLPLVLAELQQNGLKRGEAEQLCLVELGFLLAETVDRDIAVSDAWTLFSGYPFAKARGLVDADGEALLRATRYALWNFGRSRAWEDALDQYEEFPSGLKAYAWADRSDVVQRQTLTAASNRWGEYGAALLLAPPFAGGPCTFATKGSYRFFAGRSPITVQLPDVPVHPIPAHDLDRPLAGGGGPIEIRWDALVAAAEEMDQRVPRDRAGVLKTARLIVELGEEDEPAESFTIDRVAHLLGIVGAGKSTLRDVLTYYLVKHVKMRVTIVVGDVVEVLKLVELFESLDCGVAPIIGASNREQHAQRLHRRLAGRGKPSLLTHDDDAFDYLSTACAVSGLLDDDDAPLTYADAPCTRLHPKRKRKPRDRELPPHTRDRHVCPFWSRCPRHHGVRQLADADIWVATPASLIDSSVPWPQNAEHLRYLELAARRSDLVIIDEADRVQIQLDQMFAPAITLAGEETTSWLDEVAQHKISELVVGQRTQLSNRDVANWTTALNTASTITDRLYAMLVSSWELRKWVSGSYFNAWKLHGTLAEQLFPFPAGGEPDQDAVHRRNLLRVLEEYRKDPFGDQGKARGKARKLITFTNQLLHTSRSKSTSARVHDALLALAPASRTAYPQPGELTDKFELTLLLAALEPKLALMTGMWPRVQAALNLGFNQLHRRPLDYGPMVPESPMGNLLGFEFLVDGPDKGGIRSGELRFFRCSGVGRSLLTALPRLAEVDGRPGAHVLLMSGSSWAGKSSRYHVLAPVNFILKPEQKKIDQITRHSSIRLEFVWHEGRPLTLSGARQEDRPAILRTMALALTTHRENQRSRLELELADLSQHRRHLLVLTGSYDEAKVVADAMHSTKMKGRVLRLLADDERDPVIDESSAPVLRRGDVDRLRFTKARILVAPLLAVERGHNIMAACGEAAIGTVYFLARPNPRPDDLGLAIHAINDWITRALDDPDTGFGKWVSDAATIGAAGRDVRSRAYREWFRVLGRFLAWSRLSDRDRTTLTWDLLVLMWQVIGRLVRGGVEARVVLVDAAFAPKTAEALSKESMPWAHVVITDHDTPKSSLLLSIHEVLGECLSLLDDVPESRRLDRELTKALYDPFWQMIDRCLQQPTTGGKL; from the coding sequence GTGCGTGATGTGTTCCAGCTGCTTCCCCTCGTACTCGCCGAGTTGCAGCAGAACGGGTTGAAGCGGGGCGAGGCCGAGCAGCTCTGCCTGGTGGAGCTGGGCTTCCTGCTGGCCGAGACCGTTGACCGCGACATCGCAGTGTCCGACGCGTGGACCCTGTTCAGCGGGTACCCGTTCGCGAAGGCTCGTGGACTGGTTGACGCGGACGGGGAGGCATTGCTCCGCGCCACCCGCTACGCCCTGTGGAACTTCGGGCGATCGAGGGCCTGGGAGGACGCGCTCGACCAATACGAGGAGTTCCCATCAGGGCTGAAGGCTTACGCCTGGGCAGACAGGTCCGATGTCGTACAACGGCAGACCCTCACCGCCGCCTCCAACCGCTGGGGCGAGTATGGTGCGGCGCTCCTCCTCGCCCCGCCGTTCGCCGGTGGCCCTTGCACCTTCGCTACCAAAGGTTCCTATCGGTTCTTCGCCGGACGATCTCCGATCACCGTCCAGCTCCCCGACGTGCCCGTGCACCCCATTCCCGCCCACGACCTCGATCGCCCTCTGGCAGGCGGCGGCGGCCCGATCGAGATCCGCTGGGATGCGCTCGTCGCCGCGGCCGAGGAGATGGACCAGCGCGTGCCCAGAGACAGGGCGGGCGTATTGAAGACCGCGCGGCTCATCGTGGAGTTGGGCGAAGAGGACGAACCTGCGGAGTCGTTCACCATCGACCGCGTTGCGCACCTGCTGGGTATCGTCGGCGCTGGCAAGAGCACGCTGCGTGACGTCTTGACGTACTACCTCGTGAAGCACGTGAAGATGCGCGTCACGATCGTTGTCGGCGATGTCGTCGAGGTGCTCAAACTCGTCGAACTGTTCGAGTCGCTGGATTGCGGTGTTGCACCGATCATCGGTGCGTCCAACCGGGAGCAGCACGCACAACGCCTGCACCGCAGGCTCGCAGGACGCGGCAAGCCCAGCCTCCTCACCCACGACGACGACGCGTTCGACTACCTGAGTACGGCCTGCGCGGTGAGCGGCCTGCTGGATGACGATGACGCGCCGCTCACCTACGCGGATGCGCCCTGCACGCGGCTGCACCCGAAGCGCAAGCGCAAGCCACGCGACCGAGAGCTGCCGCCGCACACGCGTGACCGTCACGTATGCCCGTTCTGGAGCCGCTGCCCTCGTCACCACGGGGTACGCCAGCTCGCGGATGCGGACATCTGGGTCGCCACCCCGGCGTCGCTGATCGACTCGTCGGTGCCGTGGCCGCAGAACGCCGAGCACCTACGCTACCTGGAACTGGCGGCACGACGCAGTGACCTCGTCATCATCGACGAGGCGGACCGGGTGCAGATTCAGCTCGACCAAATGTTCGCTCCGGCGATCACACTGGCGGGTGAGGAGACCACGTCGTGGCTGGACGAAGTGGCCCAGCACAAGATCAGTGAGCTGGTAGTCGGACAGCGCACCCAACTGTCCAATCGGGACGTGGCGAACTGGACGACCGCGCTGAACACCGCGTCCACGATTACGGATCGCCTGTACGCGATGCTCGTCAGCAGCTGGGAGCTGCGAAAGTGGGTGAGCGGCAGCTACTTCAACGCGTGGAAGCTGCATGGCACGTTGGCCGAGCAGCTCTTCCCGTTCCCCGCTGGGGGAGAACCGGATCAGGACGCGGTTCATCGGAGGAACCTCCTCAGGGTGTTGGAAGAATACCGGAAGGACCCGTTTGGCGATCAGGGCAAAGCGCGGGGCAAAGCACGGAAGCTGATCACGTTCACGAACCAGTTGCTGCACACCAGCCGATCGAAGTCCACGAGCGCACGGGTGCACGACGCCCTGCTGGCGCTGGCACCCGCCAGCCGCACCGCGTACCCGCAGCCGGGCGAGTTGACCGACAAGTTCGAGCTCACCCTCCTGCTGGCCGCGCTGGAGCCGAAACTCGCGTTGATGACGGGTATGTGGCCGCGGGTGCAGGCAGCGCTCAACCTCGGGTTCAACCAGCTGCACCGCAGGCCGCTCGACTACGGGCCGATGGTGCCCGAGTCGCCGATGGGCAACCTCCTGGGCTTCGAATTCCTGGTCGACGGTCCGGATAAGGGCGGTATCCGCAGTGGCGAGCTCCGGTTCTTCCGCTGTAGCGGAGTGGGCAGGAGCCTGCTCACCGCGTTGCCTCGACTGGCGGAAGTGGACGGACGCCCGGGCGCGCACGTTCTGCTGATGTCCGGCAGTAGTTGGGCGGGCAAGTCGAGCCGGTACCACGTGCTGGCCCCCGTGAACTTCATTCTCAAGCCGGAGCAGAAGAAGATCGACCAAATTACCCGACACAGCAGCATTCGCCTTGAATTCGTCTGGCACGAAGGCAGACCTCTGACGCTGTCGGGCGCGCGCCAGGAAGACCGGCCCGCGATCCTCCGCACGATGGCACTCGCCCTCACGACGCACCGCGAAAACCAGCGGAGCCGCCTGGAGTTGGAGCTCGCCGATCTCAGCCAACACCGCCGACACCTGCTGGTGCTGACCGGCAGCTACGACGAGGCCAAGGTTGTGGCAGATGCCATGCACTCCACCAAGATGAAGGGCCGGGTCCTCCGTCTTCTCGCCGACGACGAGCGCGATCCGGTCATCGACGAGTCGTCGGCGCCGGTGCTCCGACGAGGCGACGTCGACAGGCTTCGGTTCACGAAGGCCAGAATTCTCGTGGCGCCGCTACTGGCTGTAGAACGCGGACACAACATCATGGCCGCCTGCGGCGAGGCAGCCATCGGTACCGTGTACTTCCTCGCCAGGCCGAACCCGCGACCGGACGACCTGGGTCTCGCAATACACGCGATCAACGACTGGATCACCCGAGCCCTCGACGACCCCGATACCGGGTTCGGCAAGTGGGTGTCCGACGCTGCCACCATCGGCGCGGCGGGCCGTGACGTGCGGTCCCGCGCTTACCGGGAGTGGTTCCGGGTCCTCGGCAGGTTTCTCGCGTGGAGTCGGCTCAGCGATCGTGACCGGACAACGCTCACGTGGGACCTCCTCGTGCTCATGTGGCAGGTGATCGGCCGTCTGGTGCGCGGCGGTGTGGAAGCTCGTGTGGTGCTCGTGGACGCAGCCTTCGCACCGAAGACGGCCGAGGCGCTGAGCAAGGAGTCGATGCCGTGGGCACACGTCGTGATCACTGATCACGACACCCCGAAGTCCAGCCTGCTGCTGAGCATTCACGAGGTGCTCGGTGAATGTCTTTCCCTCCTTGACGACGTTCCCGAAAGCCGTCGTCTGGACCGCGAACTCACCAAAGCCTTGTACGACCCGTTCTGGCAGATGATCGACCGCTGCCTCCAACAGCCGACCACAGGAGGAAAGCTGTGA
- a CDS encoding pPIWI_RE module domain-containing protein: MNPLVRIAAYEADPASGDWLKTFRTIKFSDEWRDEALALHALSWRGADERLTLPIAQLNSLLRAAAPGVIATGRGAATDANTPWLYATNEVPADLVAALVNTWVATLGPGKPNPDPKRQAELEEAVFKVQASLVGSMPSWSESSVNLTAADLSPGGTALPDRPLYQVVPEVLAAELARRPYRDGDEELHFRVVTRDQGAELVSWPPRPFTKKGRQWYYSCVITLTVQTVPFTSRFRVHVGTGVRRWATGGRFQVPANRGVGAYLAVAPPWSTGHGHTPRLSNNFIDYFERGNRHAWRSRSTVELLPELDIVRTYPSAFELVSDPDRWLDGVDGLTAAVVHSNGLTDHEVKAGVGPTERARLDRWVELGLQPWFRRVTDLERTGHRAKPAIRPKPRWTKVEGDDAATEARRMAAHAEAAREAALARRAALGAALDGAPLEVHLLWQNERTRDKLISVMCDLLDLPELDVETLENWHWGTENLRIRVVARKFDSAEASALSVPKATGIERARLVAEAINGRRRRVRRLFETDLDPVRTAGLVFVELHNREAFTAADSDPKTAIRLGCADAGRLSQFISKRDDDDGELLIRARSSWLDGLRQLGAITTAAHRVDGVPDGTQVAALWMANRRADGVTRRAHRELVVVRLEQRNGHYHLEAWHDEEKQWMPYRRYLVELPKKTAMRSPGRKSLRDQRWVVERQVRSVLYQLRNRPTMLLANSENLRWWWSWISNRELVRDMIGFGDDPPQRLAAWGPDLRLVLIRNAGGRDEVPQWYAPAPDDKSAGFAAGIWRQRDAGSDNRVFASLTDVPASAKTTKRTALKILTGPEWTRSPGKAMWNPRYVEITVAGCLSEGALAVSGRADVAPDNPADWAALAHQFRLIDDYVPLSQPAALHWAALAEEYMLPTVSVS, from the coding sequence ATGAATCCTCTCGTTCGTATCGCCGCCTACGAGGCGGACCCCGCCTCGGGTGATTGGCTTAAGACGTTCCGGACGATCAAATTCAGCGACGAGTGGAGGGATGAGGCGCTTGCTTTGCACGCGTTGTCGTGGCGCGGCGCGGACGAAAGGCTGACGCTGCCCATCGCTCAGCTCAACAGCTTGCTCCGCGCCGCAGCACCCGGTGTGATCGCGACCGGACGAGGTGCGGCCACCGACGCGAACACACCGTGGCTGTACGCGACGAACGAAGTGCCAGCGGATCTGGTCGCCGCGCTGGTGAACACCTGGGTCGCCACGCTGGGACCGGGCAAGCCGAACCCCGATCCTAAGAGGCAGGCCGAGCTGGAGGAAGCGGTCTTTAAGGTCCAGGCATCGCTCGTCGGCTCCATGCCTTCGTGGAGCGAGAGCTCCGTGAACCTGACCGCCGCCGACCTGTCACCGGGAGGAACCGCACTGCCGGATCGGCCGCTGTACCAGGTGGTGCCGGAGGTGCTCGCCGCCGAACTTGCCCGCCGCCCCTACCGCGACGGCGACGAGGAACTGCACTTCCGGGTTGTGACCAGGGACCAGGGCGCGGAGCTGGTCTCCTGGCCGCCACGGCCGTTCACGAAAAAGGGCAGGCAGTGGTACTACTCCTGCGTCATCACCCTGACCGTGCAGACGGTGCCTTTCACGTCTCGCTTCCGCGTACACGTCGGCACCGGTGTGCGCCGTTGGGCGACCGGAGGTCGCTTTCAAGTTCCGGCCAACCGCGGCGTCGGCGCCTACCTCGCGGTCGCGCCACCGTGGTCCACGGGGCACGGTCACACGCCAAGGCTGTCGAACAATTTCATCGACTACTTCGAGCGTGGCAACCGGCACGCGTGGCGCAGTCGCAGCACAGTAGAGCTACTGCCGGAACTCGACATCGTGCGCACGTACCCCAGCGCGTTCGAACTCGTGTCCGATCCAGACCGGTGGCTCGACGGCGTCGACGGCCTGACTGCCGCGGTCGTGCACAGCAACGGACTCACCGACCACGAGGTGAAGGCGGGCGTCGGCCCCACCGAACGAGCGCGGCTCGACCGCTGGGTCGAACTCGGGCTCCAACCATGGTTCAGGAGAGTGACAGATCTCGAACGCACTGGTCACCGCGCCAAGCCCGCGATTCGGCCGAAGCCTCGCTGGACCAAGGTCGAAGGAGACGACGCTGCGACCGAGGCACGAAGGATGGCCGCGCACGCTGAGGCTGCCCGCGAGGCCGCGCTGGCGAGGCGCGCCGCACTCGGCGCGGCACTCGACGGTGCTCCGCTGGAAGTTCACCTGCTCTGGCAGAACGAACGCACTCGCGACAAGCTGATCTCCGTGATGTGCGACCTCCTCGATCTTCCCGAGCTAGATGTGGAGACCCTGGAGAACTGGCACTGGGGCACGGAAAACCTGAGGATTCGAGTCGTCGCCCGGAAATTCGACAGCGCGGAGGCTTCGGCACTGTCGGTGCCGAAGGCGACCGGAATCGAGCGGGCCCGGTTGGTGGCCGAGGCGATCAACGGACGCCGCCGGCGAGTGCGGAGGCTGTTCGAGACCGATCTCGATCCAGTGAGGACGGCGGGGCTGGTGTTCGTGGAACTGCACAACCGCGAGGCGTTCACCGCTGCGGACAGCGACCCGAAAACAGCCATCCGGCTGGGCTGCGCGGACGCCGGCCGGCTGAGCCAGTTCATCAGCAAGCGAGATGACGACGACGGGGAGCTGTTGATCCGAGCGAGGTCGTCGTGGCTGGACGGGCTGCGGCAGCTCGGCGCGATCACCACGGCCGCTCATCGCGTCGACGGGGTGCCGGACGGAACGCAGGTCGCCGCGCTGTGGATGGCCAATCGGCGTGCCGACGGCGTCACCCGGCGGGCCCATCGTGAGCTGGTGGTGGTGCGGCTGGAGCAGCGGAACGGGCACTATCACCTCGAAGCGTGGCACGACGAGGAGAAGCAGTGGATGCCGTACCGCCGATACCTAGTGGAGCTGCCGAAGAAGACGGCGATGCGATCACCAGGTCGGAAGAGTCTGCGCGACCAGCGGTGGGTGGTGGAGCGTCAGGTGCGGTCGGTGTTGTATCAGTTGCGCAACCGGCCGACGATGCTGCTGGCGAACTCGGAGAACCTCCGCTGGTGGTGGTCGTGGATCAGCAACCGCGAACTGGTGCGGGACATGATCGGTTTCGGCGACGATCCGCCGCAGCGGCTCGCCGCGTGGGGACCGGATCTCAGGCTCGTGCTGATCCGCAATGCGGGTGGTCGCGACGAGGTACCTCAGTGGTACGCCCCTGCGCCGGACGACAAGTCCGCAGGATTCGCCGCGGGCATCTGGCGACAACGCGATGCCGGGTCTGACAACAGGGTCTTCGCCAGCTTGACCGACGTGCCCGCCTCCGCCAAGACCACAAAGCGCACGGCCTTGAAGATCTTGACGGGGCCCGAGTGGACGCGATCGCCGGGCAAAGCGATGTGGAACCCTCGCTACGTCGAGATCACTGTCGCCGGGTGTTTGTCCGAAGGTGCGCTCGCCGTGAGCGGCCGCGCGGACGTAGCGCCGGACAACCCTGCGGACTGGGCGGCGCTGGCCCACCAGTTCAGGCTCATCGACGACTACGTGCCGCTGTCGCAACCTGCGGCACTGCATTGGGCGGCGCTGGCTGAAGAGTACATGCTGCCAACGGTTTCGGTGAGCTGA
- a CDS encoding pPIWI_RE_Y domain-containing protein — protein MDLVRLTAAAVLAVQDHQGTGLVVTYPPAAQVALDRITAVCLLEGLDTPASVPALLKLCRSHLSKWPISIPSDYTAPDTVLVDEKTGLPTHACIEWASSDPSSSRPVPTDELLRRLAVNCPSSATYEQCRDFLIDHPVVNQENMRTVHATPGGPATWKRVQQLYGPVAHAYARDGQCVRCSFCGCLAVTLRDKISRCESGVCPDFTARHEVPVAALRALPTEVRHSLSASGRVEREVRNACLAAGAHVELIRDVVDHLRITWPFGDVWLVVFSTSAEPALLARRFRHWTPHHATRVCVAVPGHIVDRRTDYRQVFERHRGPGSVELVRAELVTAGNHQTDGGEPRA, from the coding sequence TTGGACCTGGTTCGCCTCACCGCCGCCGCAGTGCTCGCCGTGCAGGACCACCAAGGCACAGGCCTCGTGGTTACCTACCCTCCTGCGGCGCAGGTCGCGCTGGACCGCATCACGGCCGTTTGCCTTCTGGAGGGTCTTGACACGCCCGCGAGCGTCCCAGCGCTGCTGAAGTTGTGCCGCAGCCATCTGTCCAAGTGGCCGATCTCGATCCCCTCTGACTACACAGCACCGGACACCGTGCTGGTCGACGAAAAGACGGGACTACCCACGCACGCGTGCATCGAGTGGGCGTCCAGCGACCCGAGCTCATCAAGGCCTGTCCCGACGGACGAACTGCTACGCCGGTTGGCGGTCAATTGCCCGTCGTCCGCGACCTACGAACAATGCCGCGACTTCCTGATCGATCACCCCGTGGTGAACCAGGAGAACATGAGGACGGTCCACGCCACGCCAGGTGGACCAGCGACGTGGAAGCGTGTCCAGCAGCTGTATGGCCCGGTCGCACACGCCTATGCGCGTGACGGGCAGTGTGTCCGGTGCTCGTTTTGTGGGTGCCTCGCGGTCACGCTGCGCGACAAGATCAGTCGATGTGAGAGCGGCGTGTGTCCCGACTTCACCGCTCGGCACGAGGTACCTGTCGCCGCGCTCCGCGCGCTGCCGACGGAAGTACGTCACTCGCTGTCCGCTTCGGGCCGGGTGGAACGCGAAGTCCGAAACGCCTGCCTAGCAGCCGGAGCGCACGTCGAGCTCATACGCGACGTGGTCGACCACCTGCGCATCACCTGGCCATTCGGCGACGTGTGGCTCGTCGTGTTCTCCACGAGTGCGGAACCGGCGTTGCTCGCACGGCGGTTCCGGCACTGGACGCCGCACCACGCGACACGCGTCTGCGTCGCCGTCCCCGGCCACATCGTGGACCGCAGGACCGACTACCGCCAGGTCTTCGAGCGGCACCGGGGACCTGGCTCGGTGGAACTGGTACGGGCCGAACTCGTAACAGCCGGCAATCACCAGACTGACGGAGGCGAACCTCGTGCGTGA
- a CDS encoding PD-(D/E)XK nuclease family protein, translating to MSTWRPPAGIAGRVTAIAVSAAAPRAQKYKCPMAEALKARPSLRLRSGPRRYEKLEHFALGPFMTALDQVERGFRSVEGALDAVERNARVHDGLKTWTAHAVRDYLRAFPAYPTSGSPLRLVPQRWTYERDIGRTQYRIGAWGRCYQSADGRTREIRMINMRSRSATRSDAEVAVAAFVVAHADQETGSVPVERVRVVNYSAEDGEVRTWFDGTPDDATSMYEKHGRAALTAVAGGQEYRPGGACVKCDFAANCPALSRAPGLLGVDGGGRPRRQWSVTSGRAYRECPARAHLRALRLPTDAQVEHSGPAQRGRAVHALFADHHRTGQRCSPAMGDDWTGDGFGLSADDVDLGKRLVRHHAEVCPFQHAHLNRDVRVEPQLTWDDQNANVLVVVEPDLLYRDHASWVWREVKTSGSDRHRANDLLAEYPQLALAVLVLARGELGGSRTRSRVELELLGPSGVDLHVIDPYTPSVRRNAETVVRDLVLRWRADDEFLPRPGSRCTRCEVASWCRANPKTELTTS from the coding sequence ATGTCCACCTGGCGCCCGCCCGCAGGGATAGCCGGCCGGGTCACCGCGATCGCCGTGTCGGCGGCCGCACCCAGGGCCCAAAAATACAAGTGCCCGATGGCCGAAGCGTTGAAGGCGCGCCCATCGTTGCGACTTCGTTCCGGCCCGCGCCGCTACGAGAAGCTCGAGCACTTCGCCCTCGGTCCGTTCATGACTGCGCTCGACCAAGTCGAACGAGGCTTCAGGTCTGTGGAGGGCGCGCTCGACGCCGTTGAGCGCAACGCTCGGGTTCACGACGGACTGAAGACGTGGACCGCTCACGCTGTGCGTGACTACCTCCGGGCGTTCCCGGCGTACCCGACGAGCGGCTCGCCACTACGCCTGGTTCCGCAGAGGTGGACGTACGAGCGAGACATCGGGCGAACCCAGTACCGGATCGGTGCGTGGGGTCGCTGCTACCAGTCCGCTGACGGCCGCACGCGCGAGATCCGCATGATCAACATGCGGTCTCGGTCGGCGACGAGGAGCGACGCCGAGGTGGCCGTCGCGGCCTTCGTCGTGGCCCACGCCGACCAGGAAACCGGGAGTGTGCCCGTCGAGCGCGTCCGCGTCGTGAACTACAGCGCGGAAGACGGGGAGGTGCGCACGTGGTTCGACGGCACACCGGACGACGCGACCTCGATGTACGAGAAGCACGGCAGAGCCGCGCTGACCGCGGTGGCGGGCGGTCAGGAGTACCGCCCCGGCGGCGCGTGCGTGAAGTGCGACTTCGCCGCCAACTGCCCGGCGCTCTCCCGTGCCCCCGGACTGCTCGGTGTGGACGGTGGGGGGCGACCGCGCCGGCAGTGGTCGGTGACGAGTGGACGCGCCTACCGCGAATGCCCTGCCCGAGCGCACCTGCGTGCACTCCGGCTCCCCACGGACGCGCAGGTCGAGCACAGCGGGCCCGCGCAACGCGGGCGGGCCGTGCACGCCCTGTTCGCCGACCATCACCGGACAGGCCAGCGCTGTTCGCCCGCGATGGGCGACGACTGGACGGGTGACGGCTTCGGCCTTTCGGCCGACGATGTCGATCTCGGAAAGCGTCTGGTGCGCCACCACGCCGAGGTATGCCCGTTCCAGCACGCCCACTTAAACCGGGACGTTCGCGTCGAGCCCCAACTGACCTGGGACGACCAGAACGCGAACGTGCTGGTCGTCGTCGAGCCGGATCTCCTCTACCGCGACCACGCCTCGTGGGTGTGGCGTGAGGTGAAGACCAGCGGCTCGGACCGCCACCGAGCGAACGATCTCCTGGCGGAGTACCCGCAACTCGCCCTCGCGGTGCTCGTGCTGGCTCGCGGAGAGCTTGGAGGATCACGCACCCGCAGCAGGGTTGAGCTCGAGCTGCTGGGGCCCTCCGGCGTCGACCTCCACGTGATTGACCCGTACACGCCGTCGGTGCGCCGCAACGCCGAGACGGTCGTGCGCGACCTTGTCCTCCGCTGGCGCGCGGACGACGAGTTCCTTCCCCGGCCCGGTAGTCGCTGCACCCGCTGTGAGGTGGCGAGCTGGTGCCGCGCCAATCCCAAGACGGAGCTGACAACATCGTGA